One window of Candidatus Zixiibacteriota bacterium genomic DNA carries:
- a CDS encoding ABC transporter permease, with the protein MFKNYLKVAFRNLLRHKGFSFINIMGLALGFACCVFIFLYINHETSYDSYHPDNDRIFRVAKHIKRDANEQSFAWVNMLVAPTLKETYPEVLHAGRGHRQRPTKVSFEDKFFMEENIQHIEPDLLNILKIDFIDGNPKQALERPNTAIITDCFAARYFGDENPVGKSLLVDTLSYEITGLIKNAPSNTHFKYEFLGSWETIQSGGFFRMGNELIRMAWDMPGNAITYIKLAPGTDVADFENKICGLIHQYNDAGLKERGQTVALFLQPITDIHLHSNMTWEKDPPGNLLYVYIFSAVGILILFIAATNFVNLSTARSTNRSTEVGMRKIIGANRAQLVGQFLGESLLVTILGLIIGLVFAEIALQKFNEISGMSFTGASFFHKDTILFIIGIVGFIGIAAGCYPAFVLSSLKPLSIVKGKLKSGLGGVWMRRISVVFQFAIAVFLIAGTLFVFDQVNFMKNQHLGFDKEQKLIIEMPTDVVTRDSYSGVKSEFLNHPSIEGATFSSSVPGRWRYLWNTYPAGKQETNSHSINHMQVDYDFLSEYDIQLLTGRAFSKEHGDAFGAWIINEAAAKTFGWGTAENALDKHLFEENHSIVGIIKDYHFHGLQEAIGPLALFPIGDDFRYLSLRVETNELSETVANIKTTYEELFPGTIFNYFFLDKEFNLQYRREEQIGSLFGWFTSLGIFIACLGLFGLSSFLTEQRTKEIGIRKVLGASISGIVRLMTKEYIWLVIISNVIAMPIAWYAMNRWLDNFAYRIEIGWETMAYAGISAIIIAVATVSFQAIKAALANPVESIKYE; encoded by the coding sequence ATGTTTAAAAATTACCTGAAAGTAGCCTTTAGAAATCTTTTGCGTCATAAAGGATTTTCGTTCATTAATATTATGGGCTTGGCCCTGGGTTTTGCCTGCTGTGTCTTTATTTTTCTCTACATCAATCATGAAACCAGCTATGATTCATACCATCCCGATAATGATCGCATATTCCGCGTAGCCAAACATATCAAACGTGACGCCAATGAACAATCGTTTGCCTGGGTCAATATGTTGGTCGCTCCGACGCTAAAGGAAACTTACCCGGAAGTTTTGCACGCCGGCCGTGGGCACAGGCAACGACCTACCAAAGTTAGCTTTGAAGATAAGTTCTTTATGGAGGAAAATATTCAGCATATAGAACCTGATTTATTGAATATTCTCAAGATTGATTTTATTGACGGTAATCCGAAACAGGCGCTGGAACGACCAAATACCGCGATAATAACTGATTGTTTTGCCGCTCGGTATTTTGGCGATGAAAACCCGGTGGGAAAAAGTCTGCTGGTTGATACTTTGAGTTATGAGATAACCGGACTCATAAAGAATGCGCCTTCAAATACTCATTTCAAATATGAATTTCTGGGTTCCTGGGAAACAATTCAAAGTGGTGGATTTTTTAGAATGGGCAATGAGCTCATTAGAATGGCATGGGATATGCCCGGAAATGCGATCACGTACATAAAACTGGCCCCGGGGACCGATGTAGCTGATTTTGAGAATAAGATATGTGGCTTGATTCATCAATATAATGATGCCGGGCTTAAGGAACGAGGGCAGACGGTTGCTTTATTTCTTCAGCCGATAACAGATATCCATCTGCATTCAAATATGACCTGGGAAAAAGACCCACCCGGCAATCTCCTATATGTCTATATATTTTCGGCGGTAGGAATTTTGATTCTATTTATCGCGGCGACTAATTTTGTAAATCTTTCAACGGCTCGTTCTACCAATCGCTCGACTGAAGTAGGAATGCGTAAAATAATCGGCGCTAATCGCGCGCAATTAGTAGGGCAATTTTTGGGGGAATCCCTGCTTGTAACCATTTTGGGTCTCATTATTGGATTAGTTTTCGCCGAAATCGCGCTTCAAAAATTCAATGAAATCTCAGGCATGTCATTTACCGGCGCCTCGTTTTTTCATAAGGACACAATCCTGTTTATCATCGGTATCGTTGGATTTATCGGGATTGCCGCCGGATGTTATCCGGCATTCGTACTTTCTTCGCTAAAACCCCTCAGCATAGTAAAGGGCAAATTAAAATCCGGACTCGGAGGAGTCTGGATGCGCCGAATCTCAGTTGTATTTCAATTCGCGATTGCGGTATTCCTGATAGCAGGGACACTTTTTGTTTTCGATCAAGTGAATTTCATGAAGAACCAGCATCTCGGCTTTGATAAAGAGCAAAAATTAATAATTGAGATGCCGACCGATGTCGTTACACGAGATAGCTACTCCGGGGTTAAAAGTGAATTCTTAAATCATCCTTCGATTGAGGGCGCTACCTTCTCTTCCAGTGTTCCCGGACGGTGGAGATACTTATGGAATACTTATCCCGCCGGCAAGCAGGAGACCAACTCACATTCGATTAATCACATGCAGGTCGATTATGATTTTTTATCTGAATACGATATTCAATTGTTAACCGGTAGAGCCTTCAGCAAGGAACATGGCGACGCCTTTGGAGCCTGGATTATAAACGAAGCGGCAGCCAAGACTTTTGGCTGGGGAACCGCCGAAAACGCCCTGGATAAACATCTATTTGAAGAAAATCATTCCATTGTAGGAATTATTAAAGATTATCATTTTCATGGTTTGCAGGAAGCGATTGGACCATTGGCTCTCTTTCCCATAGGCGATGATTTTCGCTATTTAAGCCTCAGAGTGGAAACTAACGAACTCTCGGAAACGGTTGCCAATATTAAAACAACCTATGAAGAACTTTTCCCCGGAACTATTTTTAATTATTTCTTTCTTGATAAGGAATTTAATCTTCAATATCGCAGGGAAGAGCAAATCGGTAGTTTATTTGGCTGGTTTACATCCCTCGGCATATTCATAGCTTGTCTGGGATTATTCGGATTATCATCATTTCTGACAGAACAACGAACCAAAGAAATCGGTATTCGCAAAGTCCTGGGAGCTTCAATAAGCGGTATTGTACGCCTTATGACCAAAGAATACATCTGGTTAGTGATAATTTCCAATGTGATAGCGATGCCGATTGCATGGTATGCGATGAATCGATGGCTCGATAATTTTGCTTATCGAATTGAGATTGGATGGGAAACAATGGCGTATGCGGGAATCAGCGCCATAATTATTGCTGTTGCGACTGTCAGCTTTCAAGCAATTAAAGCGGCTCTGGCCAACCCGGTTGAATCGATTAAATATGAGTAG
- a CDS encoding ABC transporter permease, protein MFKNYLKVAVRNIKNNKLFNMINILGLVIGLGVCLIIIGIVNNELGFEDCHLNKDQIYRVDGRYLYRGSRISMASIVPAVGPAIRESIPEIERLARIRREWDITFEFTNDKTHLAPKVFVAEPDYLNIFTLPLDDGNPENALIAPFSVIISQDIAATYFDNQSPLGKTVKLVKENDAVDLQVTGVFAKIPANTQMRCDFVISYSTLEKIGEDVSSWTELFKDYTYVLLNMDADPALVESKIPEVIAQQIGEDQAKSFDLQLQPLEDIYFNSDLSYELPPQGNLMLVNIFSGVAAIIMIIACINFLNISSARISFRLKEVGIRKVLGALRGQLFKQFLIESMFVTVISMMGGLIIFELIRPHIESFMGRTLEINMYQDPILLSSVFAMILLVGLLFGSYPAFLFSRFQPVTILKNSFSNQSSKSGFRRIMVVTQFVLAVIMIFCTIGVYKQIQFSLNSDLGFDKDNILLIDIEDNLSLDKCKVLKDEILNNDLALSATIVDMVPGENRHFLYGVRPENKADEDPAIIHGIQIDADYLKTFNIEILEGREFSSETTPGSILINETAVKEFEIKNPIGFKFLRSESEFTVIGVVKDFHQFSVHTPIASTAFIPISHEQRLLAVKLESDNIARTTEEIKTIWGGIAPDISFDYQFLDESMHENYETEEKTGKLFTAFTLLAVFVSCLGLFGLASFTAERRTKEIGIRKVLGASITSITGLITKEFFLLVAISNVIAWPIAYYAMNRWLENFAYRIDIGWTVFALSGIAALLIALLTVGFQAIKAATNNPVDAIKYE, encoded by the coding sequence ATGTTTAAGAATTATCTGAAAGTCGCAGTGAGAAATATCAAAAACAACAAATTGTTCAACATGATCAATATCCTTGGTTTGGTAATTGGGCTTGGTGTATGCCTGATAATAATCGGAATCGTCAACAACGAACTTGGATTTGAAGATTGTCACCTTAATAAAGACCAAATTTACCGTGTAGATGGCAGATATTTGTACAGAGGTTCCCGAATATCGATGGCCAGTATAGTTCCTGCTGTCGGCCCGGCAATCAGAGAATCTATTCCGGAAATTGAACGCCTGGCTCGGATTCGCCGGGAATGGGACATAACCTTTGAATTTACTAACGACAAAACCCATCTTGCCCCAAAAGTCTTTGTTGCCGAACCGGACTATCTCAATATCTTTACATTGCCCCTTGATGATGGGAATCCTGAAAATGCGCTCATCGCGCCCTTCTCAGTTATTATTTCGCAGGATATTGCGGCAACATATTTTGATAATCAAAGCCCACTAGGAAAAACTGTTAAATTAGTGAAAGAAAACGATGCAGTCGATTTACAGGTTACCGGAGTTTTTGCGAAAATTCCGGCCAATACTCAAATGCGCTGCGATTTCGTCATTTCATATTCAACCTTAGAAAAAATCGGTGAAGATGTCAGTTCCTGGACAGAGCTTTTTAAGGATTATACATATGTTTTATTGAATATGGATGCGGACCCAGCCTTAGTTGAAAGTAAAATTCCCGAAGTAATTGCTCAACAGATAGGAGAGGATCAGGCAAAATCGTTTGATCTTCAATTGCAGCCGCTTGAGGATATTTATTTTAATTCCGATTTAAGCTATGAATTGCCGCCTCAGGGGAATTTGATGCTGGTAAATATATTTTCCGGCGTAGCCGCGATAATAATGATTATTGCCTGCATAAATTTCCTAAACATATCCTCAGCTCGAATTTCATTTCGCCTTAAAGAAGTCGGCATTCGAAAAGTTCTCGGAGCCCTCCGCGGCCAGCTCTTCAAGCAGTTTCTGATCGAATCGATGTTCGTAACTGTTATTTCTATGATGGGCGGTTTGATAATATTTGAATTAATTCGCCCGCATATAGAATCTTTTATGGGACGAACGTTGGAAATTAATATGTATCAGGATCCAATCTTACTCTCTTCGGTTTTTGCAATGATTCTATTAGTAGGATTATTATTCGGAAGTTATCCGGCTTTCCTGTTTTCTCGGTTCCAGCCGGTTACAATTCTAAAAAACAGCTTTTCGAATCAGTCTTCTAAATCCGGGTTTCGACGAATTATGGTTGTAACGCAATTTGTTCTGGCCGTTATCATGATATTCTGCACTATCGGCGTCTATAAACAAATTCAGTTTTCCTTAAATTCAGATCTTGGCTTTGATAAGGATAATATTTTGCTAATTGATATAGAGGATAATTTATCGCTTGATAAATGCAAGGTGCTAAAAGATGAAATTTTAAATAACGATTTGGCTTTATCTGCCACTATTGTTGATATGGTTCCGGGCGAAAATCGCCACTTCTTATATGGAGTTCGCCCCGAAAACAAGGCGGATGAAGACCCGGCTATTATACACGGTATTCAGATAGACGCTGATTATCTGAAAACTTTTAACATCGAAATTCTAGAAGGACGAGAGTTTTCCTCCGAAACCACGCCGGGTTCAATTCTGATTAATGAAACTGCCGTAAAGGAATTTGAAATAAAAAATCCTATCGGTTTTAAATTCTTAAGGAGCGAATCCGAATTTACAGTGATAGGTGTGGTAAAAGATTTTCATCAATTTTCGGTTCATACTCCAATCGCATCAACAGCCTTCATCCCGATCTCTCATGAGCAACGGCTGTTGGCCGTAAAACTTGAATCTGATAATATAGCTCGAACCACTGAGGAAATAAAAACTATATGGGGCGGCATTGCGCCGGACATATCATTTGATTATCAATTCCTTGATGAATCCATGCATGAAAACTATGAAACCGAGGAGAAAACCGGCAAACTGTTTACTGCATTTACCTTGCTTGCTGTTTTTGTGTCATGCCTTGGATTGTTTGGTTTGGCATCATTTACGGCCGAAAGGCGCACTAAAGAGATTGGCATAAGGAAAGTACTCGGAGCATCTATCACCAGCATTACGGGATTAATCACCAAAGAGTTCTTCTTACTCGTTGCCATTTCTAATGTTATCGCATGGCCCATTGCGTATTATGCTATGAATCGCTGGCTGGAAAATTTCGCCTATCGAATAGATATTGGCTGGACTGTCTTTGCCCTTTCGGGTATCGCAGCGTTATTAATTGCCTTATTAACGGTTGGCTTTCAGGCAATTAAGGCCGCCACCAACAACCCGGTTGATGCGATTAAGTATGAGTAG
- a CDS encoding ABC transporter permease, with the protein MLRNYLTTTFRQITRFKGYSVINIAGLALGIASCLIIMLWVQNELSYDRYHEKANNIYRIGIDADMAGNNIRLPVSNYPSSPALQLDFPEIINAVRLKSYSNVLISNNDVRYEEDRLFYADNEIFEIFRLQMVEGDPSNALAASLTAVITEDAAQKYFGDENPLRQTLTVDNHDKFTVTGVIKNIPNNSHLKFDVLLSMKTLENKFGENINHWINFNYITYLLLADKADYKSLEEKFPGFVDRHMGEILKSFGARVDLFLQPLTEIHLYSKLQGELEPAGKIEYVYLFSAVALFILIIACINFINLTTARSQKRAREVGMRKTLGASRYKLILQFLGESIGLCALSAFLAIFLTELALPTINSISGNQLQLSYFSSFWSPLIFAGFILIVGMLAGLYPALYLSSFRPVHILKSGKSGTGSHAGFRNAFVIIQFVICIALLISTITIYSQLDFMRNKSLGFDKEQVVVLSVPSERLSQSLPSIKSELLAISGVKGVTATSNTPGDGYSVGVCVPEGYTLENARMMNLINVDYDFLTVFDMQLVAGRNFSAEMPTDSIRGVIINEAAAADLGWENPVGRTFKTDGTGPGTDDWIEKEIIGVVEDFHQVSLHQPIVPIFMSYKSEYFNSICIKISGDNIIGTVDKLKNKWEQLFPERIFEYSFLNDKFDSQYKNEERLTNILISFSFLAIFIGCLGLIGLTSFITEQRTKEIGIRKVLGASVSNIIRLLTREFIFPVIMANVFAWPIAWYAMNRWLENFAYRTEMNWLTFIICGICAIGVAILTVSYQSVKAATSNPVDAIKYE; encoded by the coding sequence ATGTTGAGAAATTACTTGACGACGACATTTAGGCAAATAACAAGATTTAAGGGTTATTCCGTAATTAATATCGCGGGACTGGCCTTAGGTATTGCAAGTTGCTTAATTATTATGTTATGGGTACAAAATGAACTGAGTTACGATCGCTACCATGAAAAGGCGAACAATATTTATCGCATCGGAATTGATGCGGATATGGCCGGAAACAATATACGACTTCCTGTTAGTAATTACCCTTCATCCCCCGCTCTGCAACTAGATTTCCCTGAAATTATTAATGCTGTGCGTTTGAAATCATATTCAAATGTCCTCATATCCAACAATGATGTTAGGTATGAAGAAGATCGCCTGTTCTACGCAGATAACGAAATTTTTGAAATTTTCAGATTACAAATGGTGGAGGGCGATCCCTCAAACGCGCTTGCCGCATCACTTACCGCAGTCATTACAGAAGATGCGGCCCAAAAATATTTTGGCGATGAAAACCCGCTTAGACAAACTTTAACTGTAGATAATCACGACAAATTTACCGTCACAGGAGTTATAAAAAATATACCTAATAATTCTCACTTGAAATTCGACGTGTTATTATCAATGAAAACATTGGAAAATAAATTTGGAGAAAATATCAATCACTGGATAAACTTTAATTATATCACCTATCTTTTGCTCGCTGATAAGGCAGATTATAAATCGCTGGAAGAAAAATTCCCTGGTTTTGTGGATAGGCATATGGGCGAAATATTAAAGTCGTTTGGTGCACGGGTAGATTTATTTTTGCAGCCTCTAACCGAAATTCACTTGTACTCAAAATTACAGGGCGAGCTTGAGCCGGCAGGAAAAATTGAATATGTATATCTATTTTCTGCCGTCGCACTGTTTATATTAATCATTGCATGTATTAATTTCATTAACCTAACAACAGCACGATCCCAAAAGCGGGCCCGAGAAGTTGGAATGCGAAAAACTCTCGGAGCGTCCAGGTACAAACTAATCCTGCAATTTCTGGGAGAATCAATCGGCTTGTGCGCACTTTCAGCATTTTTGGCGATATTTCTTACTGAATTGGCCTTGCCGACTATAAACTCAATTTCAGGCAACCAACTGCAACTATCTTATTTTAGCTCGTTTTGGTCGCCATTGATTTTTGCAGGCTTTATACTAATTGTCGGGATGTTGGCCGGATTATATCCGGCGCTATATCTTTCATCATTTCGTCCCGTACATATTTTGAAATCCGGCAAATCGGGCACCGGATCACATGCCGGATTTAGGAACGCTTTTGTTATCATACAATTTGTAATCTGCATTGCTCTTTTAATAAGTACAATAACGATTTATTCTCAACTTGATTTTATGAGAAACAAATCTCTTGGGTTTGATAAAGAACAGGTTGTTGTATTATCAGTTCCATCAGAACGCTTATCACAATCATTGCCTTCTATAAAAAGTGAACTCTTGGCAATTTCGGGAGTAAAGGGTGTTACCGCAACATCGAATACGCCAGGAGATGGGTATTCTGTAGGAGTTTGTGTACCGGAAGGATATACTCTCGAAAACGCTCGAATGATGAATCTAATCAATGTTGATTATGACTTTCTCACAGTGTTTGATATGCAGTTGGTAGCCGGAAGAAATTTCTCTGCCGAAATGCCCACTGATTCTATTCGAGGAGTGATAATTAATGAAGCTGCTGCGGCTGATCTTGGTTGGGAAAACCCTGTTGGAAGAACATTTAAAACTGATGGCACCGGTCCCGGTACCGATGATTGGATTGAAAAGGAAATAATTGGAGTAGTTGAGGATTTTCATCAGGTTTCGCTTCATCAACCAATCGTCCCAATTTTTATGTCTTACAAGTCCGAATATTTTAATTCTATATGTATCAAGATTTCGGGAGATAATATCATCGGCACGGTGGATAAGTTGAAGAATAAGTGGGAACAACTTTTCCCCGAAAGAATTTTTGAATATTCATTCCTAAACGATAAATTTGACTCTCAGTACAAAAACGAGGAACGGTTAACCAATATTTTGATATCTTTTAGTTTCCTGGCGATTTTTATCGGATGCCTCGGCCTAATAGGACTGACATCGTTTATAACCGAACAAAGAACGAAAGAAATCGGTATAAGAAAGGTTTTGGGAGCAAGCGTATCTAACATAATTCGACTGCTGACTCGCGAATTTATTTTTCCGGTTATAATGGCAAACGTATTTGCCTGGCCTATTGCATGGTATGCAATGAATCGCTGGCTCGAAAATTTTGCCTATAGAACGGAAATGAACTGGCTGACATTTATAATCTGCGGAATATGCGCCATTGGCGTGGCTATTCTGACGGTCAGCTATCAGTCTGTTAAAGCTGCGACCTCAAACCCGGTTGATGCAATTAAATATGAGTAG